A genomic region of Raphanus sativus cultivar WK10039 chromosome 6, ASM80110v3, whole genome shotgun sequence contains the following coding sequences:
- the LOC108808163 gene encoding uncharacterized protein LOC108808163 has translation MGSRDKVSTILASQFAYFQQFTFVIKHKAGVLNKVADALCLRQSLLSTLHTSVPGFSVLPDMYPTDSFFGKFWIDAVEGRCSDYFVLEGFLFRGIQLCIPECSLGLQIIKEFHSEGHVGRDRTLQLVTHSYFWPSLRRDVERYVLHCGIFQASKGHASNLHSHGLILALIFVLVLPRTQRGHDSIMVVVDRFSKMAHFLACRKMTDAAQVRSLFFQEIYKLYGLPQSIVSDRDSDFLSHFWRGQYQNMGFNRFPPGMYNKLKPRKIGPLDILEKISGNAYPLRLPPDMNTADIFNVKHLSSFHGDDDVTNSGSNFSSPGAT, from the exons ATGGGGTCACGAGATAAAGTCTCCACCATACTTGCTTCCCAGTTTGCTTACTTTCAACAGTTCACCTTTGTTATTAAACACAAAGCTGGTGTACTTAATAAGGTTGCAGATGCGCTTTGTCTTCGGCAATCACTTCTCTCGACTCTCCATACATCGGTACCTGGTTTCTCTGTTCTTCCTGACATGTATCCAACCGACAGTTtctttggcaaattctggattGATGCGGTTGAGGGTCGTTGTTCGGATTATTTCGTGTTGGAGGGTTTTCTTTTTCGAGGGATTCAATTGTGCATTCCAGAATGTAGTCTTGGATTACAAATCATCAAAGAATTTCATAGTGAGGGTCATGTGGGCCGCGATCGTACACTCCAGCTAGTGACTCATTCTTATTTTTGGCCTTCCTTACGAAGAGATGTAGAACGGTACGTCTTACATTGTGGTATTTTCCAAGCTTCTAAGGGTCATGCCTCTAACCTACACAGCCATGGTCTGATATTAGCGTTGATTTTTGTTCTTGTATTACCACGAACACAGCGTGGTCACGATTCTATCATGGTTGTTGTTGATCGCTtttccaaaatggctcactttTTAGCTTGTAGAAAGATGACCGATGCAGCGCAGGTGAGGAGTCTTTTCTTTCAAGAGATCTATAAACTTTATGGTTTGCCGCAGTCTATAGTATCTGATCGAGATTCAGATTTCTTGAGCCATTTTTGGAG GGGACAATATCAAAACATGGGATTCAACCGATTCCCTCCAGGTATGTATAACAAGCTGAAGCCAAGGAAGATTGGGCCTTTGGATATCTTGGAGAAGATCAGTGGAAACGCGTATCCGTTGCGTCTTCCGCCGGATATGAATACTGCTGATATCTTCAATGTAAAGCATCTTAGTTCATTTCATGGGGATGACGATGTAACAAATTCAGGGTCGAATTTTTCTTCACCTGGGGCGACCTGA